In Macadamia integrifolia cultivar HAES 741 chromosome 1, SCU_Mint_v3, whole genome shotgun sequence, a single window of DNA contains:
- the LOC122081263 gene encoding protein disulfide isomerase-like 5-4, producing the protein MFSTNKIKSVDFYRKIPRDLTEASLSGAGLSIIAALVMMFLFGMELNDYLKVSTSTSIVVDKSSDGEFLRIEFNLSFPALSCEFASVDVSDVLGTNRLNITKTIRKFSIDAFLNPTGSEFHPGPLPVIKHGDEIDDGNVEGSFSLSSDNFDRYAHQFPIMVVNFYAPWCYWSNRLKPSWEKAATIIRERYDPEMDGRIIMGKVDCTQASDLCRRNHIQGYPSIRIFRKGSDLRQDHARHDHESYYGDRDTESLVAAMESLVSPVALESHKHALEDKSDNKTDNTKRPAPLTGGCRIEGFVRVKKVPGNIVVSARSGAHSFDPSQMNMSHVISHFSFGNKISPKVLKEVKRVTPYLGGSIDRLNGRSYFSRHGDAHANVTIEHYLQVVKTEVITRRPSGGEHKLVEEYEYTAHSSLAQYIHIPVAKFHFELSPMQVLVTENPKSFSHFITNVCAIIGGVFTVAGILDSILHNAIRAARKVELGKNF; encoded by the exons ATGTTTTCTACTAATAAGATCAAATCTGTCGATTTTTACAG GAAAATTCCCAGAGATTTGACTGAGGCATCACTATCAGGTGCAGGATTATCCATAATAGCAGCGTTGGTGATGATGTTTTTGTTTGGAATG GAACTGAATGATTATTTGAAGGTGAGCACATCTACATCTATTGTTGTTGATAAGAGTTCAGATGGGGAATTCTTACGCATTGAATTCAATCTCAG tTTTCCAGCTCTCTCATGCGAATTTGCTTCGGTTGACGTGAGTGACGTGTTGGGAACT AACAGGTTAAATATAACAAAAACTATCCGTAAATTTTCAATAGATGCTTTTTTAAATCCAACTGGCTCCGAGTTTCACCCAGGACCACTTCCAGTCATTAAGCATGGAGATGAAATTGATGACGGAAATGTTGAAGGCTCTTTTTCACTCTCTTCTGATAACTTTGACCGATATGCACACCA GTTCCCAATTATGGTTGTTAATTTTTATGCTCCTTGGTGCTACTGGAGTAACCGGCTG AAACCTTCTTGGGAGAAGGCAGCTACAATAATAAGAGAAAG ATATGATCCTGAAATGGATGGGCGTATTATCATGGGAAAGGTTGATTGCACTCAAGCCAGTGACTTGTGTCGGAG GAATCATATCCAGGGGTACCCGTCTATTCGAATTTTTCGCAAGGGAAGTGATTTAAG GCAAGATCATGCACGCCACGATCATGAATCTTATTATGGAGATCGGGATACAGAGAGCCTTGTTGCG GCAATGGAATCATTGGTTTCACCTGTAGCATTGGAGTCCCATAAGCATGCATTGGAAGATAAGTCTGACAATAAAACAGACAACACAAAGAGGCCTGCACCATTGACGGGGGGATGTAGAATTGAAGGTTTTGTGCGTGTTAAGAAG GTTCCAGGCAACATTGTAGTCTCAGCTCGTTCGGGAGCTCACTCTTTTGATCCTTCTCAAATGAACATGTCACATGTTATCTCTCATTTTTCATTTGGTAATAAGATATCCCCAAAGGTGCTCAAAGAAGTGAAACGGGTGACACCTTATCTTGGTGGAAGCATTGATCGGTTGAATGGCCGGTCATACTTTAGTCGCCATGGTGATGCACATGCTAATGTTACT ATCGAGCATTATCTTCAAGTAGTAAAGACGGAGGTAATAACAAGAAGACCTTCTGGGGGGGAACATAAATTGGTCGAGGAGTATGAATACACAGCACACAGTAGTTTGGCACAGTATATACACATTCCTGTTGCGAAATTCCATTTTGAGCTATCTCCAATGCAG GTCTTAGTTACAGAAAACCCAAAGTCATTTTCACACTTCATAACAAACGTTTGTGCTATTATTGGAGGAGTCTTCACG GTTGCTGGGATATTGGATTCAATACTACACAATGCAATCAGAGCTGCGAGAAAAGTTGAATTAGGCAAAAATTTTTGA
- the LOC122082222 gene encoding early nodulin-like protein 3, translating into MANTILSLKHHRKAFHGLSLFSTLLLVIQRVDATDFKVGGAKGWTVPADPNTNTYNQWAESNRFQMGDSLLFIYPSDKDSVLQVNKDDYDSCNSTSPIKSFKDGNSSFKFDKNGPYYFISGVPENCQKNEKMVIVVMADRSNQSSSTNDTSSASPPSPSGSIDNAPVPAPVGEIAPSTPTVEAPTTPTASEASSKLMNAIASIGAFAGSSLLLVL; encoded by the exons ATGGCCAACACAATTCTAAGCTTGAAACACCATAGGAAAGCATTTCATGGTTTGAGTCTCTTTAGTACTCTTCTACTGGTGATTCAAAGAGTTGATGCAACTGACTTCAAGGTTGGAGGTGCCAAGGGATGGACAGTGCCCGCTGATCCGAATACGAACACCTACAATCAGTGGGCAGAATCGAATCGGTTCCAAATGGGAGACTCTCTAT TGTTCATATACCCATCTGACAAGGACTCGGTGCTTCAAGTAAATAAAGATGATTATGATAGCTGCAATTCAACATCACCCATTAAATCATTCAAAGATGGCAATAGTTCATTCAAGTTTGATAAAAATGGTCCCTATTACTTCATTAGTGGTGTTCCAGAGAACTGCCAGAAGAATGAGAAGATGGTAATTGTAGTAATGGCAGATCGAAGCAACCAATCATCCTCTACTAATGACACCAGTTCAGCATCTCCTCCTTCACCTTCAGGTTCCATTGACAATGCCCCAGTTCCTGCTCCTGTGGGTGAGATTGCTCCCTCTACTCCTACTGTTGAGGCTCCCACTACTCCCACTGCCAGTGAAGCCTCTTCTAAGTTAATGAATGCAATTGCTTCTATTGGAGCTTTTGCTGGTTCATCTCTTCTCTTAGTTCTGTGA